A DNA window from Hymenobacter aquaticus contains the following coding sequences:
- a CDS encoding AAA family ATPase has product MNEQLIVKNFGPIKDATVDFKKVTVFIGPTGGGKSTLAKLAAILKDPEFYSASEGKEFEFFANYSIKTYFQTNTHITWENNNDSILIMNDKIGVSESLKNKIDSITEDTNDALIKNLVHRLQNIVTEQNINLEIKEDIDFLKNELDKLITENIFAPIYKAGIAPYRPSYIPSERSFVPAIEYSWAGLMRDDIGLPKQILNFANSFSTSRKYVPELNIDFFDVKYLHINGQDYIKIPEREEPLRLFETASGIQSVTPLLVLLTHLLQDSDQTQSFIIEEPELNLYPTAQRDLVYTLLEKCTQGNNALTITTHSPYVLAALNLCLYAHKIKELFPHQARKVNKLIPEKYWVSPREFSAYYVAGGGVKSIFDDKTGLLSESQLDEVSGEFADIFDRLTDLRVPEKKTLAKAKSAKK; this is encoded by the coding sequence ATGAATGAGCAGCTAATCGTCAAGAATTTCGGCCCCATCAAAGATGCCACCGTGGACTTTAAAAAGGTGACGGTGTTTATCGGCCCGACGGGTGGAGGGAAGAGTACGCTGGCGAAGTTGGCGGCTATATTAAAGGACCCTGAATTTTATTCCGCATCAGAAGGAAAAGAATTCGAATTCTTTGCAAACTACTCCATCAAGACTTATTTCCAAACGAATACACACATAACATGGGAAAATAACAATGATAGCATATTAATAATGAATGACAAAATAGGCGTTAGTGAATCGTTAAAGAATAAAATAGATTCTATAACAGAAGATACTAATGACGCCTTAATAAAGAACCTAGTACATAGGCTTCAAAATATCGTCACAGAGCAAAATATTAATTTGGAGATAAAAGAAGATATAGATTTTCTCAAGAATGAACTTGATAAATTGATTACTGAAAATATTTTCGCACCTATATACAAAGCAGGAATAGCACCTTACAGGCCTAGTTACATTCCTTCAGAGAGAAGTTTTGTACCTGCTATTGAGTATTCATGGGCTGGTTTGATGCGAGATGATATAGGACTCCCAAAACAGATACTTAACTTTGCTAACAGCTTCTCCACTTCACGCAAGTATGTACCAGAACTAAATATCGATTTTTTCGATGTAAAATACTTACATATCAATGGGCAGGATTATATAAAAATACCAGAGAGAGAGGAACCCTTAAGGCTTTTTGAAACAGCAAGCGGGATTCAATCTGTTACTCCTCTTCTTGTATTGTTAACGCATTTATTACAAGACAGTGACCAGACACAAAGTTTTATTATTGAAGAACCAGAACTTAATCTTTATCCCACTGCTCAAAGGGATTTAGTGTACACTTTACTTGAAAAGTGTACACAAGGTAACAATGCTCTTACTATTACAACTCATAGCCCATATGTATTAGCGGCTCTTAACCTTTGTTTGTATGCACACAAGATTAAAGAGCTTTTTCCACATCAAGCGAGGAAAGTAAACAAACTCATCCCTGAAAAATACTGGGTAAGTCCTAGAGAATTCAGTGCTTATTACGTTGCTGGCGGGGGTGTTAAATCCATCTTTGATGATAAAACCGGGTTATTGAGCGAAAGCCAATTAGACGAAGTATCGGGAGAATTCGCTGACATCTTTGACCGCCTAACTGACCTACGAGTACCTGAGAAGAAAACTTTAGCCAAAGCTAAGTCGGCAAAGAAATGA
- a CDS encoding YceI family protein produces MATTKWALDPTHSEVQFKVKHLVISTVTGSFKKFEGEAETDGDSFENAHVRFSADISSIDTNQEQRDEHLKSAEFFDAATYPQLTFVSTSFEKTGGSDYKLTGDLTIHGVTKPVTFDVEYGGSAGDFYGNTKAGFEVTGKINRKDFGLTWNGVTEAGSIVVSEDVKLMASLQFSKPAQA; encoded by the coding sequence ATGGCCACTACCAAATGGGCGCTCGACCCCACCCACTCCGAAGTTCAGTTCAAGGTAAAACACCTCGTTATTTCGACCGTTACGGGCTCGTTTAAGAAGTTCGAGGGCGAAGCCGAAACCGACGGGGACTCGTTCGAAAACGCCCACGTGCGCTTCTCGGCCGACATCAGCAGCATCGACACCAACCAGGAGCAGCGCGACGAGCACCTGAAAAGCGCCGAGTTCTTCGACGCGGCCACCTACCCGCAGCTGACCTTCGTCTCGACCTCGTTTGAGAAGACGGGCGGCTCGGACTACAAGCTGACCGGCGACCTGACGATTCACGGCGTGACCAAGCCCGTGACCTTCGACGTGGAGTACGGCGGCAGCGCCGGCGACTTCTACGGCAACACCAAGGCGGGCTTCGAAGTGACGGGCAAAATCAACCGCAAAGACTTTGGCTTGACCTGGAACGGCGTTACTGAGGCCGGCTCCATTGTGGTCAGCGAAGACGTGAAGCTGATGGCCAGCCTGCAGTTCAGCAAGCCGGCCCAGGCGTAA
- a CDS encoding alpha/beta fold hydrolase, protein MPHQPTLVFLHGFAESREIWTDFCRDLPAEYRVISLNLLGHGTNIHDVRDYSMEAQARYVAEKLRAAAVEKALLVGHSMGGYVALAFAERWPERVAGLCLLNSSAYADSEEKKASREKNVAFVERHGVEKFMESFIRPLFAPVHREALSAQREFLEEIGKATPPETIVGGMRAMAARPDRTPVLRGAKFPVQFIVGKEDVAVPLEQSVAQAHLAPVSYALFLADVGHLAYYEKPREVRQAVLDFAGAVFQPQ, encoded by the coding sequence ATGCCCCACCAACCCACCCTCGTCTTCCTGCACGGCTTCGCCGAAAGCCGCGAAATCTGGACCGACTTCTGCCGCGACCTGCCCGCCGAATACCGCGTTATCAGCCTGAACCTGCTGGGCCACGGCACCAACATCCACGACGTGCGCGACTACTCGATGGAGGCCCAGGCCCGCTACGTAGCCGAGAAGCTGCGGGCCGCCGCGGTGGAAAAAGCCCTGCTCGTGGGCCACAGCATGGGCGGCTACGTGGCCCTGGCCTTCGCCGAGCGGTGGCCCGAGCGGGTGGCTGGCCTGTGTTTGCTCAACTCCTCGGCCTACGCCGACTCGGAGGAGAAAAAGGCCAGCCGCGAAAAGAACGTGGCCTTCGTGGAGCGGCACGGGGTGGAGAAGTTCATGGAATCGTTTATCCGGCCCCTGTTTGCCCCGGTGCACCGCGAGGCCCTGAGTGCGCAGCGGGAGTTTCTGGAGGAAATCGGCAAGGCCACGCCCCCGGAAACCATCGTGGGCGGCATGCGGGCCATGGCCGCCCGCCCCGACCGGACGCCGGTGCTGCGCGGGGCCAAGTTTCCGGTGCAGTTTATCGTGGGCAAGGAGGACGTGGCCGTGCCCCTGGAGCAGTCGGTGGCCCAGGCCCACCTGGCCCCGGTGAGCTACGCGCTGTTTCTGGCCGACGTCGGGCACCTGGCCTACTACGAAAAGCCGCGGGAAGTGCGCCAGGCCGTGCTCGACTTTGCCGGGGCGGTGTTTCAGCCGCAGTAG
- a CDS encoding peptidase associated/transthyretin-like domain-containing protein, with translation MRIPLPLALATTLLLSNSCATIVSKPRYPVSITSQPPGATFTVTDIDGKEVFTGVTPSAVQLKPGAGYFQKQEYTIKFSLAGYEPKTTTITADFNGWYLGNLLFGGVIGMLIVDPLTGAMYRITDKEVQGTLVTGGQGLAPTQDGSLQIVSIEDVPLPLREKMQPLPTKQ, from the coding sequence ATGCGCATACCTTTACCCCTTGCGTTAGCTACCACCCTACTGCTGAGCAACAGCTGCGCGACCATCGTCAGCAAGCCCCGCTACCCGGTCAGCATTACCAGCCAGCCTCCGGGGGCCACGTTTACCGTCACCGACATTGACGGCAAGGAAGTATTCACCGGCGTAACGCCCTCGGCCGTGCAGCTGAAACCGGGCGCCGGCTATTTCCAGAAGCAGGAATACACGATTAAGTTTTCCCTGGCCGGCTACGAGCCCAAAACCACGACCATTACCGCCGATTTCAACGGCTGGTACCTGGGCAACCTGCTCTTCGGCGGCGTTATCGGCATGCTGATCGTCGACCCGCTGACCGGCGCTATGTATCGCATCACCGACAAGGAAGTGCAGGGCACGCTGGTAACCGGCGGGCAGGGCCTGGCGCCGACCCAGGACGGCAGCCTCCAGATTGTCTCGATTGAGGACGTGCCGCTGCCGCTGCGCGAGAAGATGCAGCCGCTGCCCACCAAGCAGTAA
- a CDS encoding aspartate-semialdehyde dehydrogenase, protein MKVAVVGATGLVGGEMLKVLAERNFPVTELLPVASEKSVGLPIEFQGKTYHVISMDDAIAARPDVAIFSAGGSTSKEQAPRFAEVGTVVIDNSSAWRMDPTKKLVVPEINAKELTADDKIIANPNCSTIQMVLSLHKLHEAYKIKRIVVSTYQSVTGTGKKAVDQMLEERAGQTASNPAYPHRIDLNVLPHIDVFEDNGYTKEEMKMVKETKKILGDDSIQVTATAVRIPVMGGHSEAVNVEFEKEYELADVYRILRETEGVEVVDDVTRNSYPMPKDAHGKDAVLVGRLRRDESQPRTLNMWVVADNLRKGAATNAVQIAEHMIQLGLLKA, encoded by the coding sequence ATGAAAGTAGCCGTAGTAGGTGCCACCGGTCTGGTCGGGGGCGAAATGTTGAAAGTACTGGCCGAGCGGAATTTCCCGGTCACGGAGCTGCTGCCGGTGGCCTCGGAGAAATCCGTGGGCCTGCCCATTGAGTTTCAGGGCAAAACCTACCACGTCATCAGCATGGACGACGCCATTGCGGCCCGCCCCGACGTGGCCATCTTCTCGGCCGGCGGCAGCACCTCCAAGGAGCAGGCCCCGCGCTTCGCCGAAGTCGGCACCGTGGTTATCGACAACTCCTCGGCCTGGCGCATGGACCCCACCAAGAAGCTGGTCGTGCCCGAAATCAACGCCAAGGAGCTGACTGCGGACGACAAGATTATTGCCAACCCCAACTGCTCCACCATCCAGATGGTGCTGTCGTTGCACAAGCTCCACGAGGCCTACAAAATCAAGCGCATCGTGGTGAGCACCTACCAGAGCGTGACGGGCACCGGCAAAAAGGCCGTGGACCAGATGCTGGAAGAGCGCGCCGGCCAAACGGCTTCCAACCCCGCCTACCCCCACCGCATCGACCTGAACGTGCTGCCCCACATCGACGTGTTCGAGGACAACGGCTACACCAAGGAGGAAATGAAGATGGTGAAGGAAACCAAGAAAATCCTCGGCGACGACTCCATCCAGGTGACGGCCACCGCCGTGCGCATTCCCGTGATGGGCGGCCACTCGGAAGCCGTCAACGTGGAGTTTGAAAAGGAATACGAGCTGGCCGACGTGTACCGCATCCTGCGCGAAACCGAGGGCGTGGAAGTCGTCGACGACGTGACCCGGAACAGCTACCCCATGCCCAAGGATGCCCACGGCAAAGACGCCGTGCTGGTGGGCCGCCTGCGCCGCGACGAAAGCCAGCCCCGCACCCTGAACATGTGGGTGGTGGCCGACAACCTGCGCAAGGGTGCCGCCACCAACGCCGTCCAGATTGCCGAGCACATGATTCAGCTGGGTTTGCTGAAGGCGTAA
- a CDS encoding lamin tail domain-containing protein: MQRTSTAKRIFPSLHFHPRILLLLAAVLGFARPARAQLTETFADGDFTQNPAWSGGTADFQVNAALQLQSNGPAITPSNTQLVTASQAATGTVWEFWANLRLATSGSNYADVWLISDLADLRAPANKGYFVRLGGTDDEVSLFRKNANATATAIIDGQNTTLSSTTNNLVRVRVTRSVQNVWTLERDLTGGTTYVAEGTVTDATHPRSNYFGVGLTYSSTNNRNFYFDEFRITDATAPLLQSASIVSARQVDVLFNEVMSAAQSVASYRLAATGAPAITAAQRDATDPALVHLTLAADLPAGASTLEVRNVADLYGNVAAGPLTAPLSFTPPPAAPGYYQLLITEIYADESPVVGLPASEFIEIHNPSATQTLDLGGIRLLRTTSTTTPAVFAAGAQLLPGEYAVVCGSTRVAQFAAYGKVFGLSNFPSLTNAGDELLLRGRDGRTIFEVRYADTWYRDPAKKDGGWTLEMIDTANPCGGAANWTASNDPSGGTPGRANSVRASNADQTAPLLRRATVISPTVVRLEFDEKLDSAQVANPALYSVTPALTLQRVAPVPFDFRAVELTLATPLVAAQIYTATVQRAVDCVGNATGAAVSTTFGLPSVPTAGQVIITEILADETPTVGLPASEYLEIHNPSTRILDLGGVRLLKPGSSTAAVFPDTTRLQPGQYAVVCSSTRTALFARYGTVFGLSNFPSLSNEGDQLLLKARDGRTLFELAYSSTWYKDGAKKDGGWALEMVDTGNPCGGIENWTASTDVSGGTPGRANSVRATNPDRTAPALLRAVAISPTLVRLFFGEKLDSVAAANPALYTLSTGQLVSKAAPVSPDFRAVDLTLSSALAATQAITVSVQRATDCVGNATGAAATASFGLPSDPVANDVVINEILFNPRTNAVDFVELLNRSNKYLNLQGWQLASLPGSGAPDKEPISSGPYVLAPGQLVVLTTRPDIVQSQYPTNDPAAFLAMPALPTFPDDAGTVVVYDSQNRVLDRYAYSEAQHLALLDTKDGVSLERIRTDGPSVAGNFHSAASAVGYATPGRRNSQYQDDPGGDKLFALEPEVFTPDADGQQDFTTLNYTLDRTGYAASITVYDAQGRLARRLVRNETMATSGFFQWDGLNDQGRKVPVGYYVLHIELLQPGGDKKEYKKTVVVGARF; the protein is encoded by the coding sequence ATGCAGAGAACCTCTACCGCAAAAAGAATATTCCCTTCTCTGCATTTCCACCCCCGGATTCTCCTGCTCTTGGCCGCCGTGCTGGGCTTCGCGCGGCCGGCCCGGGCTCAGCTCACGGAGACGTTTGCCGACGGCGACTTCACCCAAAACCCGGCCTGGAGCGGCGGTACGGCCGATTTTCAGGTCAATGCCGCCCTGCAGCTGCAAAGCAACGGCCCGGCCATTACGCCCAGCAACACCCAGCTCGTAACGGCCAGCCAGGCCGCCACGGGCACCGTCTGGGAATTCTGGGCCAACCTGCGCCTGGCTACCTCGGGCTCCAACTACGCCGACGTGTGGCTAATATCGGACCTGGCCGACCTGCGGGCCCCGGCCAACAAGGGCTACTTCGTGCGCCTGGGCGGCACCGACGACGAGGTGTCGCTGTTCCGCAAAAACGCCAATGCCACGGCCACGGCCATCATCGACGGGCAGAACACCACGCTCAGCTCCACGACCAACAACCTGGTGCGGGTGCGCGTGACGCGCTCCGTGCAGAACGTCTGGACCCTGGAGCGCGACCTGACCGGCGGCACCACTTACGTCGCCGAAGGCACCGTGACGGATGCCACCCACCCGCGCAGCAACTACTTCGGCGTGGGCCTGACGTATTCCTCGACCAACAACCGCAACTTCTACTTCGACGAGTTCCGCATCACCGACGCCACGGCCCCGCTGCTGCAAAGCGCCAGCATCGTCAGTGCCCGGCAGGTAGACGTGCTGTTCAATGAGGTCATGTCGGCCGCCCAGAGCGTGGCCAGCTACCGGCTGGCAGCCACCGGGGCCCCGGCCATTACGGCGGCCCAGCGCGACGCCACCGACCCGGCCCTGGTGCACCTGACCCTGGCCGCCGACCTGCCCGCCGGGGCCAGCACCCTGGAGGTGCGCAACGTGGCCGACCTCTACGGCAACGTGGCCGCCGGTCCGCTCACGGCTCCGCTCAGCTTCACGCCCCCGCCCGCCGCGCCCGGCTACTACCAGCTGCTCATCACCGAAATCTACGCCGACGAGTCGCCGGTGGTGGGGCTGCCGGCCTCCGAGTTCATCGAGATTCACAACCCCTCGGCCACCCAGACGCTGGATCTGGGCGGCATCCGGCTGCTGCGCACCACCAGCACCACGACGCCGGCCGTATTTGCGGCCGGGGCTCAGCTGCTGCCCGGCGAGTATGCCGTGGTATGCGGCAGCACCCGCGTGGCGCAGTTTGCGGCCTACGGCAAAGTGTTTGGCCTGAGCAACTTTCCGTCGTTGACCAACGCCGGTGACGAGCTACTGCTGCGCGGCCGCGACGGGCGCACGATTTTCGAGGTGCGCTACGCCGATACCTGGTACCGCGACCCGGCCAAGAAAGACGGGGGCTGGACCCTGGAAATGATTGACACGGCCAACCCCTGCGGCGGGGCCGCCAACTGGACGGCCAGCAACGACCCCAGCGGCGGCACGCCCGGCCGGGCCAACTCGGTGCGGGCCAGCAACGCCGACCAGACCGCGCCCCTGCTGCGCCGGGCCACGGTGATTAGCCCCACGGTGGTGCGCCTGGAGTTTGACGAAAAGCTCGACAGCGCGCAGGTAGCCAATCCGGCCCTCTACAGCGTAACGCCGGCCCTCACCCTTCAGCGCGTCGCGCCCGTGCCGTTCGACTTCCGGGCCGTGGAGCTGACGCTGGCTACCCCGCTGGTGGCCGCGCAGATTTATACCGCCACCGTGCAGCGCGCCGTCGACTGCGTGGGCAATGCCACCGGCGCGGCCGTTTCCACCACGTTTGGCTTGCCCTCGGTGCCCACGGCGGGGCAGGTTATTATCACCGAAATTCTGGCCGATGAAACCCCGACGGTGGGGCTGCCGGCCTCCGAATACCTGGAAATCCACAACCCCAGCACCCGGATTCTGGACCTGGGCGGCGTGCGGCTGCTGAAGCCCGGCAGCAGCACGGCCGCCGTCTTTCCCGACACCACGCGCCTGCAGCCGGGCCAGTACGCGGTGGTGTGCAGCAGCACGCGCACGGCCCTGTTTGCCCGCTACGGCACGGTGTTCGGCCTGAGCAACTTTCCCAGCCTCTCCAACGAGGGCGACCAACTGCTGCTCAAGGCCCGCGACGGCCGCACGTTGTTTGAACTCGCGTATTCCAGCACCTGGTACAAGGATGGCGCTAAGAAAGATGGGGGCTGGGCCCTGGAAATGGTGGACACCGGCAACCCCTGCGGCGGCATCGAAAACTGGACGGCCAGCACCGACGTGAGCGGGGGCACCCCGGGCCGGGCCAACTCGGTGCGGGCCACCAACCCCGACCGGACCGCGCCGGCCCTGCTGCGGGCCGTGGCCATCAGCCCCACGCTGGTGCGGCTGTTTTTCGGCGAAAAGCTCGACAGCGTGGCTGCCGCCAACCCGGCGCTGTACACCCTCAGCACTGGCCAGCTGGTGAGCAAGGCCGCCCCCGTGTCGCCCGACTTCCGGGCCGTGGACCTGACCCTGAGCTCGGCGCTGGCCGCCACCCAGGCCATAACCGTGAGCGTGCAGCGCGCCACCGACTGCGTGGGCAACGCCACCGGCGCGGCGGCCACGGCCTCGTTTGGCTTGCCCTCTGACCCCGTGGCAAACGACGTGGTTATCAACGAAATCCTGTTTAACCCGCGCACCAACGCCGTGGACTTCGTGGAACTGCTTAACCGCTCGAACAAGTATCTGAACCTGCAGGGCTGGCAGCTGGCCAGCTTGCCCGGTAGTGGCGCGCCCGATAAGGAGCCCATCAGCAGTGGGCCCTACGTGCTGGCTCCCGGGCAGCTGGTGGTGCTGACCACCCGGCCCGACATCGTGCAGAGTCAGTACCCGACCAACGACCCGGCCGCGTTTCTGGCTATGCCCGCGCTGCCTACCTTTCCCGACGATGCCGGTACCGTCGTGGTATACGATTCGCAGAACCGGGTGCTGGACCGCTACGCTTACAGCGAGGCGCAGCACCTGGCCCTGCTCGATACCAAGGATGGCGTGTCGCTGGAGCGGATTCGGACCGATGGGCCGAGCGTGGCCGGCAACTTCCACTCGGCGGCCAGCGCCGTGGGCTATGCCACGCCCGGCCGCCGCAACTCCCAGTATCAGGACGACCCCGGCGGCGACAAACTTTTTGCCCTGGAGCCCGAGGTGTTCACCCCCGACGCCGACGGTCAG